Proteins encoded together in one Quercus lobata isolate SW786 chromosome 3, ValleyOak3.0 Primary Assembly, whole genome shotgun sequence window:
- the LOC115980946 gene encoding F-box protein PP2-B10-like, translating into MAEPERQRLRSNLELSEECIREIVSLLNPKEWGRGCAVSRKFREASESDENWVRFLPPDWMAIISRSSAHLHFTSLKQLYLDLSDDPILIDGDTKSFFLDKSSGKKCYLLPVRELSIICCDYPQYWRWISLTEESRKSNRFPEVALLHDVWWFDIRGKMSTSILSPKTRYVAYLVYKLWSGARGFDGPPFKASVGTIGGEVYKQIVRLGLFLMEPNQQHRIILPPQQHTSHPKQRIDGWLEIELGQFFNGGGEDDKLQIKANTQKIGLILKGIKTRPQRVSTQTSIAGSSGVGRYGKGVGAGKSIGTGARKGRAENIEGQ; encoded by the exons atggCAGAGCCAGAGCGGCAGAGATTACGCTCAAATCTAGAATTATCGGAAGAGTGCATCAGGGAAATAGTATCACTGTTGAATCCTAAAGAATGGGGCAGAGGGTGTGCGGTTTCGCGAAAATTCCGTGAGGCTTCTGAGTCCGATGAAAACTGGGTTAGATTTTTGCCTCCTGATTGGATGGCAATCATTTCCAGATCATCGGCTCACTTACATTTCACTTCTTTGAAACAGCTATACCTCGATCTTTCCGATGACCCCATTTTAATTGATGGCGATACAAAG AGCTTTTTCTTGGACAAATCGAGTGGTAAGAAATGTTACCTTCTTCCTGTAAGGGAATTGTCCATTATATGCTGTGACTATCCTCAGTATTGGAGATGGATTTCTCTAACTGAGGAATCCAG AAAATCAAACAGGTTCCCAGAGGTAGCGCTACTTCATGATGTGTGGTGGTTTGACATCAGAGGTAAGATGAGTACTTCCATTCTGTCTCCCAAAACACGCTATGTCGCTTACCTTGTGTACAAGTTGTGGAGCGGAGCCCGTGGATTTGATGGCCCTCCTTTCAAGGCTTCAGTGGGAACTATTGGAGGTGAAGTTTATAAACAAATTGTTCGTTTGGGCCTGTTTCTCATGGAGCCAAACCAACAACACCGGATTATACTGCCGCCGCAGCAGCACACTTCACATCCTAAGCAGAGAATAGATGGATGGTTAGAGATTGAGTTGGGTCAATTTTTCAATGGGGGAGGAGAAGATGACAAACTGCAGATTAAAGCTAATACCCAGAAGATTGGCCTCATTCTTAAAGGGATCAAGACCAGGCCACAAAGG GTCTCAACCCAAACAAGTATTGCTGGAAGTAGTGGAGTTGGTAGATATGGAAAAGGAGTTGGAGCTGGAAAAAGCATTGGAACTGGTGCTAGAAAAGGAAGAGCTGAGAACATTGAAGGGCAGTAG